The following proteins are encoded in a genomic region of Cercospora beticola chromosome 8, complete sequence:
- a CDS encoding uncharacterized protein (antiSMASH:Cluster_4) encodes MYLATLLAMGLLASRDVIAAPAPVTGEIGAPLEARQYIGTPYAYYNNYKDATGNEKRDLEAGPIEALEKRQYIGVPYAYYNNYKDATGNEKRDLEAGPIEALEKRQYIGVPYAYYNNYKDAAGGQAAGTA; translated from the exons ATGTATTTGGCAACCCTTCTGGCTATGGGGCTGCTGGCGTCTAGAGACGTCATTGCG GCACCCGCACCTGTGACAG GTGAAATAGGGGCGCCACTCGAGGCAAGGCAGTACATTGGCACGCCATATGCGTACTACAACAATTACAAAGATGCCACCGGTAACGAGAAGCGGGATCTGGAGGCCGGACCGATCGAGGCTCTCGAGAAGCGGCAGTACATTGGCGTGCCATATGCGTACTACAACAATTACAAAGATGCCACCGGTAACGAGAAGCGGGATCTGGAGGCCGGACCGATCGAGGCTCTCGAGAAGCGGCAGTACATTGGCGTGCCATATGCGTACTACAACAATTACAAAGATGCCGCCGGTGGCCAGGCTGCTGGTACTGCATAG